TACGACCGCCTCGGTTAGTGACAATGGCAGACGCCTTTTTCATGATAGGTTCCCAATCTGGGTCTGTCATGTCGGTAACCAGTACATCGCCAGCTTGAATCTTGTCCATCTCTTCAATAGAGCCAAGTACTTTCGCTACGCCTGCACCAATTTTATGCCCAATAGCGCGGCCTTCACACACGATATTACTTTGACCTTTAAGTTGGAAACGCTCAATACTTTGAGAATCTTCACGACTTCGAACCGTTTCAGGGCGCGCTTGAACAATATACAACTTACCATCTACGCCATCTTTGGCCCATTCGATATCCATCGGGCGATCGTAGTGCTTTTCAATAATTTGCGCCTGCTTCGCCAGCTCCATCACTTCTTCGTCGTTCAGTGAGAAAGCTTTACTTTCAGCGCTGTCGATATCAACGATAGACACTTGCTTGCCATGCGCCTCATCGTCTGAGTAAATCATTTTAACTAGCTTGCTGCCTAGGTTACGGCGAACAATGGCTGGAAGCCCTTTATCAAGGGTTGGTTTGTGTACGTAAAATTCATCTGGGTTTACCGCACCCTGCACAACCATTTCACCCAGGCCGTATGAACTCGTAATAAATACTACGTCTTCAAAGCCCGACTCTGTGTCGATAGTGAACATCACGCCCGACGATGAAATATCGCTTCGAACCATGCGCTGAATACCAGCAGACAATGCGACACCTTTATGGTCGTAACCTTGGTGAACACGATACGAAATAGCACGGTCGTTAAATAGCGAGGCGAATACGTGTTTAATGGCTACTAATACAGACTCGTAACCTTTCACGTTAAGGAAGGTTTCTTGCTGACCGGCAAACGACGCATCTGGCATGTCTTCTGCGGTAGCTGATGAACGAACTGCAAATGATGCTTCGTCGCCTGCATCACCCTGTAACTTCACAAACGCTTCTTTGATAGCGTCTTCTAGTTCAGGCTGAAAAGGCGTGTCGATGATCCATTGACGAATATCTTTGCCTGCTTCATTCAGCGCAGCAATATCGTCTACATCAAGTGTATCTAATACGTTATGAATTTTTGCCTCTAGACCACTTTGCTCTAGAAATTCATTAAAAGCCTCTGCAGTTGTGGCGAAACCTCCCGGTACTTGTACACCGGCGTTAGCTAGGTTAGAAATCATCTCGCCTAAAGATGCATTTTTGCCGCCTACGCGACCTACATCATGCATGCCCAGTTCTTGATACCAAAGTACGAATTCTTTCACTGCCGAAGCCTCCAGCTTATTTTTGAGTAGGGTATAAGCAATGGCGGGCCACATGCCCAACATTGGTAAAATACGTGTCGACTGCGTATATCCAAACGCGCTTAATGCTTATTAATATTAACGAGTACCAAGTAAAGCAGGCTTGCGTTACATCAAGTCATCATTAATAACCATATAGCTTTTCGACGAAATCATCTTAGAATGGGGGAAATCGGAAAGTAAACTCTTTATTACTTTTGTAATAAAATTACGACAATGTTAAGGATTTGTTGTGCGCACAGCTTTTTATATTTCAGATGGTACCGCCATTACAGCAGAGGTGTTTGGCCACGCCCTGCTGTCTTTGTTCCCTATTGAATTCAATCACAATACCATTCCTTTTGTTGAAACTGAGGAAGAAGCCAACAAGGTTTTGGACAAAATATCTGAAAGTTTTCAAGACACAGGAGAAAGGCCGCTCGTTTTTTATACAATTGTGAATGTAGATGTTCGCAAGATAATTTCAAAATCGGTAGGTATTAACTACAATTTCCTCGATCAATTCGTGGCGCCGCTGGAAAAAGTGCTTGGTGTGCCCTCAAAACCAGAAAAACATCGCACTCACAGCATTCACGAAACCACCTATGACATTCGTATTGAGGCGGTTAACTATGCCTTAGCCAACGATGACGGTTCTAACCTGAAAGATTACGACGAAGCCGACATTATTTTAGTAGGCGTCTCGCGCTCGGGTAAAACGCCCACCAGCTTATACTTAGCCCTGCAGTTTGGTATTAAGGCGGCAAACTACCCCTTTACCGAAGATGACATGGGCGACATGCTTAAATTGCCTACGGCGCTTC
The nucleotide sequence above comes from Alteromonas naphthalenivorans. Encoded proteins:
- the ppsA gene encoding phosphoenolpyruvate synthase → MKEFVLWYQELGMHDVGRVGGKNASLGEMISNLANAGVQVPGGFATTAEAFNEFLEQSGLEAKIHNVLDTLDVDDIAALNEAGKDIRQWIIDTPFQPELEDAIKEAFVKLQGDAGDEASFAVRSSATAEDMPDASFAGQQETFLNVKGYESVLVAIKHVFASLFNDRAISYRVHQGYDHKGVALSAGIQRMVRSDISSSGVMFTIDTESGFEDVVFITSSYGLGEMVVQGAVNPDEFYVHKPTLDKGLPAIVRRNLGSKLVKMIYSDDEAHGKQVSIVDIDSAESKAFSLNDEEVMELAKQAQIIEKHYDRPMDIEWAKDGVDGKLYIVQARPETVRSREDSQSIERFQLKGQSNIVCEGRAIGHKIGAGVAKVLGSIEEMDKIQAGDVLVTDMTDPDWEPIMKKASAIVTNRGGRTCHAAIIARELGIPAVVGCGNATDSIENGDKITVSCAEGDTGYIYGAELEFDVVTSRIDSMPDLPLKVMMNVGNPDRAFDFARLPNAGVGLARLEFIINRMIGVHPKALLNFDSQPAELKEEIGDMIAGYDSPTEFYIEKLVEGISTIGAAFSPEKVIVRMSDFKSNEYYNLVGGYQYEPDEENPMLGFRGASRYISEDFRDCFALECEAIKRVRNNMGLINVEIMIPFVRTLEEGRKVIELLEEQGLKKGEDGLRVIMMCELPSNALLADQFLDIFDGFSIGSNDLTQLTLGLDRDSGVIAHLFDERDPAVKALLSMAIQAAKKRGKYVGICGQGPSDHEDFAAWLVEEGIDSVSLNPDTVVETWLYLAEKHG
- a CDS encoding pyruvate, water dikinase regulatory protein, which gives rise to MRTAFYISDGTAITAEVFGHALLSLFPIEFNHNTIPFVETEEEANKVLDKISESFQDTGERPLVFYTIVNVDVRKIISKSVGINYNFLDQFVAPLEKVLGVPSKPEKHRTHSIHETTYDIRIEAVNYALANDDGSNLKDYDEADIILVGVSRSGKTPTSLYLALQFGIKAANYPFTEDDMGDMLKLPTALRRYKDKLFGLTIQPERLHQIRSERKANSRYASLQQCRMELREVENLYRKEKIPFLNSTKYSIEEISAKILAETGLKRRKY